One Deinococcus sp. LM3 DNA segment encodes these proteins:
- a CDS encoding diguanylate cyclase yields MNGSGRAEHPGSQALPTGTPGVLERLAQLGELLDGPADLTDIQAAAATLLGEALRADLIVQSGGGRPLWAVCAELSAAPLPEGAVTLAFTVPCCESAEWLAVRQDPQRPWTAQDQALLRTLGQLLRQIEVRRQQRRTVEALERQLQLALNTAPLLLWAADPDGTVQLAAGRGLAALHLRAGQLEGRSIHDLLSGVPRVPDLVRRAQQGETVNDLVQVGPRTFESWYLPLPPPDRPGSVLGIGYDVTELLESRQAAQTAQRQAETLLKLSRVLDDQQTLSRAAQDVLALIVTHFGSGWAALWTHVPGWFRLIVTHGDAPPALQAFQERGIPDSDRYGQALLAGQAVFLSGEQLPGAVRALGLQAAAMMPVTLDAVTGPRILTVYRSDPPVWTDSERDMLFAAARTVQVAHRRLESLQRLQTEAATDPLTGLGNRRAFERALRDSLQAGPCLLISTDLDGLKRVNDTEGHPRGDALLRAFASALRATFQPGASVFRLGGDEFMVIVPGVPAIAWALGGVVRAARSVQQAGFGGASASAGVARAPDEAQTAGDLIHLSDARMYDMKAARRLP; encoded by the coding sequence ATGAACGGTTCCGGTCGCGCCGAGCATCCCGGATCGCAGGCCCTGCCGACCGGGACGCCCGGTGTGCTGGAGCGGCTGGCGCAGCTGGGTGAACTGCTGGACGGTCCGGCTGACCTGACCGATATTCAGGCCGCCGCTGCGACCCTGCTCGGTGAGGCGCTGCGTGCCGATCTGATCGTCCAGTCAGGCGGCGGGCGGCCGCTGTGGGCCGTCTGCGCCGAGCTGAGCGCCGCTCCCTTGCCGGAGGGAGCAGTGACGCTGGCGTTCACGGTGCCCTGCTGCGAGAGTGCCGAGTGGCTGGCTGTCCGGCAGGACCCGCAGCGGCCCTGGACGGCGCAGGATCAGGCGCTGCTCCGGACGCTGGGTCAGCTGCTGCGGCAGATCGAGGTGCGCCGGCAGCAGCGCCGCACGGTCGAGGCGCTGGAGCGTCAGTTGCAGCTCGCCCTGAACACCGCGCCGCTGCTGCTGTGGGCGGCCGATCCGGACGGCACGGTGCAACTGGCCGCCGGGCGGGGACTGGCGGCGCTGCACCTGCGGGCCGGGCAGCTGGAAGGCCGGTCCATCCACGACCTGCTCAGCGGCGTTCCCAGGGTCCCGGATCTCGTGCGCCGCGCGCAGCAGGGGGAGACCGTGAACGACCTCGTGCAGGTCGGGCCGCGCACCTTCGAGTCCTGGTACCTGCCGCTGCCGCCCCCGGACCGGCCGGGCAGCGTGCTGGGCATCGGCTACGACGTGACGGAACTGCTGGAGTCCAGGCAGGCGGCCCAGACGGCGCAGCGGCAGGCGGAAACCCTGCTGAAGCTCTCGCGGGTGCTGGACGACCAGCAGACCCTCAGCCGCGCCGCGCAGGACGTCCTGGCGCTGATCGTCACGCATTTCGGGTCCGGCTGGGCGGCGCTGTGGACGCACGTGCCCGGCTGGTTCCGGCTGATCGTCACGCACGGTGACGCGCCGCCCGCCCTGCAGGCCTTTCAGGAACGCGGCATTCCGGACTCGGACCGGTACGGGCAGGCGCTGCTGGCCGGTCAGGCCGTCTTCCTGTCCGGGGAGCAGCTGCCCGGCGCGGTGCGCGCCCTGGGCCTGCAGGCCGCCGCGATGATGCCCGTCACGCTGGACGCCGTGACCGGCCCGCGCATCCTCACGGTGTACCGTTCGGATCCGCCCGTCTGGACGGACAGCGAACGTGACATGCTGTTCGCCGCCGCGCGGACCGTGCAGGTCGCGCACCGCCGTCTGGAATCCCTGCAACGCCTGCAGACCGAGGCGGCCACGGACCCGCTGACGGGCCTGGGGAACCGCCGTGCGTTCGAACGGGCGCTGCGGGATTCCCTGCAGGCCGGGCCGTGCCTGCTGATCTCCACGGACCTCGACGGTCTGAAACGCGTCAACGACACCGAGGGCCACCCGCGCGGCGACGCCCTGCTGCGCGCCTTCGCGTCGGCGCTGCGCGCGACCTTCCAGCCCGGCGCGTCGGTGTTCCGGCTGGGCGGGGACGAGTTCATGGTCATCGTGCCCGGAGTGCCTGCCATCGCCTGGGCGCTCGGCGGCGTGGTCCGCGCGGCCCGGTCGGTGCAGCAGGCGGGATTCGGCGGCGCTTCTGCCAGTGCCGGCGTGGCCCGCGCACCGGACGAGGCGCAGACGGCCGGTGACCTGATTCACCTGAGTGACGCCCGCATGTACGACATGAAAGCCGCCCGCCGCCTTCCCTGA
- a CDS encoding GGDEF domain-containing phosphodiesterase, with protein MSNESSPNWETGLTALEALHDPGQIQQQVLLDILRYAGAWGGLLAMTGRDGGPFQVLCTQHVPAAVLNRLPEITLMDGSAFAAAMHADRPFRLGDTISVPLTAAPQAGDLSGTVIVPVHDRDGPVALLALYAPHGLGDAQLAGLQRLGRQVLPALQRAQLLRALRSSEAQAATMLEVLEEGVMLVDLSGRPVQANAAAHRITGLTDLREFPNVFDPAWKLMDPAGFPLPTGAYPAVQALRTGVTVHDTQVLFTRPDGEWIIASLNAIPLLEGGQQAGAVVSFTDVTASYLLQRQLEAQALHDPLTGLPNRRQVTTLLKQLCGERPPPPTAVMILTLHNFPNLLDRIGRQGADRLIQLVAQRLEDAVSDRGVAAHLTEHEFLLLLTRPGPPEPAGPELLSGPESLVGPESPGETDRSDDPAGQWAAQLLDRLNGTFDLDGQAVHVTFRLGYALHPEDGRTPAELLRHADLALKHTGHSPAARRFEPVMAADVERRLRLEECLQRAVATGTLSVHYQPVMAVPQREIRSLEALLRWQDPVLGTVSPAEFIPVAESSGLINDLGTFVLREALCQAVRWNARRRAPLSVNVNVSVTQFSSGTFPDVVRDALHRTGADPRWLTLEVTEAVAAQDLPSVTRQLHALKALGARIALDDFGTGYSSLALLSQLPIDFLKLDRLLVQGVHLDPRRQVLLRSVVHLGLELGFVVVAEGVELPEELSFVQACGCAHVQGFLLARPQSPQQLNLNAPHH; from the coding sequence ATGAGTAACGAATCTTCACCGAACTGGGAGACGGGCCTGACGGCCCTGGAAGCCCTGCACGACCCCGGTCAGATTCAGCAGCAGGTCCTTCTGGACATCCTGCGGTACGCGGGAGCGTGGGGCGGCCTGCTCGCCATGACCGGCCGGGACGGCGGGCCCTTTCAGGTGCTGTGCACGCAGCACGTCCCTGCCGCGGTCCTGAACCGCCTGCCGGAGATCACCCTCATGGACGGCAGCGCCTTCGCGGCCGCCATGCACGCTGACCGGCCCTTCCGGCTGGGCGACACGATCAGCGTCCCGCTGACTGCCGCCCCCCAGGCAGGCGACCTGAGCGGGACGGTGATCGTGCCCGTGCATGACCGGGACGGCCCGGTGGCGCTGCTGGCGCTGTACGCACCTCACGGCCTCGGGGACGCGCAGCTGGCCGGGCTGCAGCGGCTGGGCCGTCAGGTGCTGCCGGCCCTGCAACGCGCGCAGCTGCTGCGGGCCCTGCGCAGCAGTGAGGCGCAGGCGGCGACCATGCTGGAAGTCCTCGAGGAAGGCGTGATGCTGGTCGACCTGAGTGGCCGCCCCGTTCAGGCGAACGCCGCCGCGCACCGCATCACGGGCCTGACGGACCTGCGGGAGTTCCCGAACGTGTTCGACCCCGCGTGGAAACTGATGGACCCGGCCGGATTCCCGCTGCCCACCGGGGCGTACCCGGCCGTGCAGGCCCTGCGGACCGGCGTCACGGTGCACGACACGCAGGTGCTGTTCACGCGGCCGGACGGCGAGTGGATCATCGCGTCCCTGAACGCCATTCCGCTGCTCGAAGGTGGGCAGCAGGCGGGAGCGGTCGTGTCGTTCACGGACGTGACCGCCAGTTACCTGCTGCAGCGGCAGCTCGAAGCGCAGGCGCTGCACGACCCGCTGACCGGACTTCCCAACCGACGACAGGTGACGACTCTGCTCAAACAGCTGTGCGGCGAGCGGCCACCGCCGCCCACCGCCGTGATGATCCTCACCCTGCACAACTTCCCGAATCTGCTCGACCGGATCGGAAGGCAGGGCGCCGACCGCCTGATCCAGCTGGTCGCCCAGCGACTCGAAGACGCCGTGAGCGACCGTGGTGTGGCCGCGCACCTGACGGAACACGAGTTCCTGCTGCTGCTCACCCGGCCCGGCCCGCCGGAACCCGCCGGCCCGGAGTTGCTGTCAGGTCCGGAGTCGCTGGTGGGTCCGGAGTCGCCGGGTGAAACGGACCGGTCCGACGACCCGGCCGGCCAGTGGGCCGCGCAACTCCTGGACCGCCTGAACGGCACCTTCGACCTGGACGGACAGGCGGTGCACGTCACGTTCCGGCTGGGGTACGCGCTGCATCCGGAAGACGGCCGAACCCCGGCCGAGCTGCTGCGTCACGCCGACCTCGCCCTCAAGCACACCGGGCACAGCCCCGCCGCGCGCCGCTTCGAGCCGGTCATGGCCGCCGACGTCGAGCGGCGACTGCGGCTGGAAGAATGCCTGCAACGCGCCGTGGCGACCGGTACGCTCAGCGTCCACTACCAGCCGGTCATGGCGGTCCCGCAACGCGAGATCCGGTCACTCGAAGCCCTGCTGCGCTGGCAGGACCCCGTGCTGGGCACCGTCAGTCCCGCCGAGTTCATCCCGGTCGCCGAGAGCAGCGGCCTGATCAACGACCTGGGCACGTTCGTGCTGCGCGAAGCGCTGTGTCAGGCGGTCCGCTGGAACGCCCGCCGCCGCGCGCCCCTGAGCGTGAACGTGAACGTCAGCGTCACGCAGTTCAGCAGCGGCACCTTCCCGGACGTGGTGCGCGACGCCCTGCACCGGACCGGCGCGGACCCACGCTGGCTGACCCTGGAAGTCACCGAGGCGGTCGCCGCGCAGGACCTGCCCAGCGTGACGCGGCAACTGCACGCCCTGAAAGCGCTGGGGGCCCGCATCGCCCTGGACGATTTCGGCACCGGGTACTCCAGTCTCGCGCTGCTGAGCCAGCTGCCGATCGACTTCCTGAAACTCGACCGGCTGCTCGTCCAGGGCGTGCATCTCGACCCGCGCCGGCAGGTGCTGCTGCGCAGCGTCGTCCACCTGGGCCTGGAACTGGGCTTCGTGGTCGTCGCAGAGGGCGTCGAGCTACCCGAGGAACTCAGCTTCGTGCAGGCCTGCGGCTGCGCGCACGTGCAGGGCTTCCTGCTGGCCCGCCCGCAGTCCCCGCAGCAACTGAACCTGAACGCGCCCCACCACTGA